One window of Pocillopora verrucosa isolate sample1 chromosome 9, ASM3666991v2, whole genome shotgun sequence genomic DNA carries:
- the LOC131783836 gene encoding solute carrier family 35 member F1-like, translated as MADEQVERSYIRPLFERIFTRRFLGILALGQLLSWLVCGTGVFSQLLASDYGIEIPTTQSFLNYLLLGLIHTTTLACHPMEFKKRLTETGWKYFLISLCDVEANYLVVKAYQYTNLTSIQVLDCFSLVSVLVLSWIFLKVRYQFVHYSGVLICLTGIACLVIADYFGSRYYGPGKNQAIGDVLVLCGAIMYGISNVAEEFVVKNFSRVEFLGMIGLFGSFISAIQMMILERNQLSAIEWDYKIVLYFIGFGLCLFLLYNLVPIAIKFSSATVVNLSLLTADFYSLLCGLFLFHYKFSALYLGSLALVILGVIVYNLKPTPSHPSSTVTQFPSYRQLEEDSQQTDDNSSSSSCCCQELQTGQVDTDNV; from the exons ATGGCGGACGAACAAGTGGAACGCAGTTACATCCGTCCACTTTTTGAGCGCATTTTTACGCG GAGGTTCCTTGGAATTCTTGCCCTTGGTCAATTGTTGTCATGGCTCGTTTGTGGTACTGGTGTATTTAGTCAGCTCTTGGCATCTGATTATGGCATTGAGATTCCAACAACACAAAGTTTCTTGAACTATTTATTATTAGGACTTATACACACAACCACACTGGCCTGTCATCCTatggaatttaaaaagagaCTTACTGAAACAGgatggaaatattttttaatttcactctGTGATGTTGAGGCAAATTATTTGGTTGTTAAAGCTTATCAGTACACAAATTTAACCAGCATTCAG GTCTTGGACTGTTTCTCATTAGTATCAGTTTTAGTTCTATCTTGGATATTCTTAAAAGTACGCTATCAGTTTGTCCATTACTCTGGTGTACTCATCTGTTTAACTGGCATCGCTTGTCTTGTTATAGCAGATTACTTTGGTTCTCGCTATTATGGTCCAG GTAAAAATCAAGCCATAGGAGATGTTCTGGTGTTGTGTGGAGCCATCATGTATGGAATTTCGAATGTTGCAGAGGAGTTTGTAGTAAAGAACTTTAGTAGAGTTGAATTTCTTGGCATGATTGGACTCTTTGGGAGTTTTATCTCAGCAATTCAGAT GATGATTCTTGAAAGAAATCAACTGTCAGCCATTGAATGGGATTATAAAATTG ttttataCTTCATTGGGTTTGGACTTTGTTTGTTTCTGCTGTATAACCTGGTACCTATTGCTATAAAGTTCAGCAGTGCCACAGTTGTAAACTTGTCCCTACTGACAGCAGACTTTTACAGCTTACTCTGTGGATTATTTCTGTTCCATTACAAG TTCTCAGCACTGTACCTTGGATCTTTAGCATTGGTAATATTGGGCGTCATTGTTTACAACCTTAAACCCACACCCAGTCATCCTAGCTCTACTGTTACCCAGTTCCCCTCCTACAGACAACTCGAAGAAGACTCACAGCAAACAGACGACaattcatcttcttcatcatgTTGTTGTCAAGAATTACAAACTGGTCAAGTTGATACTGACAATGTATAA
- the LOC131783837 gene encoding ras-related protein Rab-39B-like, giving the protein MSRQRSADAARFKPKYFYQFRIILIGDSTVGKSSLLRQFTEGQFIENSDPTVGVDFHVRVVMLTSDVRIKLQIWDTAGQERFRAITYSYYRNTVGCLIVYDITNRESFLNVKDWYTEAKNCVEESDVVFMLIGHKIDKESMRKVSTEEGERFAEANNMMFIETSAKVLCNIEEAFFRVTEEVHKRMERGDLGLRDGWDGIKALPMRPTDVLGIGHAISAEDLLEHHQESKKCCMG; this is encoded by the exons ATGAGTCGTCAAAGATCTGCAGACGCTGCCCGCttcaaaccaaaatatttttaccagttcagaattattttaatcGGCGACAGCACTGTTGGAAAATCCTCGCTTTTGCGGCAGTTTACGGAAGGGCAATTTATCGAAAACTCCGACCCAACTGTCGGTGTGGATTTTCATGTCAGGGTTGTGATGCTTACAT CTGACGTCAGAATAAAGTTGCAGATCTGGGACACTGCAGGACAGGAAAGATTTCGTGCCATCACATACTCATACTATAGAAACACTGTTGGCTGCTTGATTGTTTATGATATCACTAACAGGGAATCATTCCTTAATGTTAAAGACTGGTATACAGAGGCAAAGAACTGCGTAGAGGAAAGTGATGTTGTCTTCATGTTGATCGGTCATAAAATTGACAAAGAATCAATGAGGAAAGTTTCCACAGAGGAAGGAGAACGATTTGCAGAAGCAAACAATATGATGTTTATTGAAACATCAGCTAAGGTTTTATGCAATATCGAGGAAGCTTTTTTCAGAGTGACTGAGGAAGTACATAAACGTATGGAGAGAGGAGACCTGGGACTGAGAGATGGCTGGGATGGAATTAAGGCACTGCCTATGCGGCCCACAGATGTGTTGGGTATTGGACATGCTATTTCAGCTGAAGACTTGCTGGAACATCATCAGGAGTCTAAAAAGTGCTGCATgggttga